From Rutidosis leptorrhynchoides isolate AG116_Rl617_1_P2 chromosome 3, CSIRO_AGI_Rlap_v1, whole genome shotgun sequence, a single genomic window includes:
- the LOC139895776 gene encoding uncharacterized protein, protein MEIGSCVRIPNGSCPASFLNRANCFPEQSVSTQNRMSCLCYATFPRKNGGICKSTMKEANNQIEAVGKVEVKHTEFSFGMEPSSLTAISPLDGRYWKKVKDLSPYLSEYGLIYYRTLVEIKWLLKLSQIPEVHEVPSFSNEAQTFLEGLIDGFSEADAMQVKNIEKITNHDVKAVEYFLKQKCQDNPEIAKVLEFFHFGCTSEDINNLAHGLMLKESVNSVILPVMDDLVNAIYTMTKANAHVPMLSRTHGQPASPTTLGKEMVIFAERLNRERRDISQVEILGKFAGAVGNYNAHVVAYPDVNWPHVAEDFVNSLGLSFNQHITQIEPHDYMAKLFHTFIRFNNILLDFDKDIWGYISVGYFKQVTKAGEIGSSTMPHKVNPIDFENSEGNLGLANAILDHLSMKLPISRWQRDLTDSTVLRNIGVGLAHSLLAYTSALVGIRKLQVNESALNKDLDNSWEVLAEPIQTVMRRYGVEEPYEKLKELTRGRTVNKESITDFINGLEIPLEAKTELLKLTPHNYIGVAVQLVEEACIKANVSI, encoded by the exons ATGGAAATTGGATCTTGTGTTAGAATTCCGAATGGAAGCTGCCCAGCATCATTCTTAAATCGTGCAAATTGCTTCCCTGAACAATCTGTTTCAACTCAAAATCGTATGTCTTGTTTATGTTATGCAACGTTTCCTCGCAAAAATGGTGGCATTTGTAAGTCGACTATGAAGGAAGCCAATAACCAAATTGAAGCTGTTGGAAAG GTAGAAGTAAAACATACTGAATTTTCTTTTGGTATGGAGCCCTCAAGTTTAACAGCCATAAGTCCCTTGGATGGACGTTACTGGAAAAAGGTCAAGGATCTTTCTCCGTATTTAAGTGAATACGGTCTGATCTACTATCGGACCCTAGTTGAG ATTAAGTGGCTCCTAAAACTCTCACAAATTCCCGAAGTACACGAGGTTCCAAGCTTTAGCAACGAAGCACAAACATTTTTGGAAGGATTGATTGATGGATTTAGTGAGGCTGATGCAATGCAAGTTAAAAATATCGAAAAAATTACTAATCATGACGTGAAAGCAGTTGAATATTTTCTCAAACAAAAATGTCAAGATAATCCTGAGATAGCTAAG GTGTTAGAGTTTTTCCATTTTGGGTGTACATCTGAAGACATAAACAACCTTGCTCATGGGTTAATGCTGAAAGAATCAGTTAACTCGGTTATTTTACCAGTCATGGATGATTTAGTAAATGCAATATACACAATGACCAAGGCTAATGCACACGTTCCTATGCTTTCTCGGACTCATGGACAg CCAGCATCACCAACAACGTTGGGGAAGGAAATGGTAATATTTGCAGAAAGATTGAACAGAGAAAGGCGGGATATTTCACAAGTAGAAATATTGGGTAAGTTTGCTGGTGCAGTTGGTAACTACAATGCACATGTTGTTGCGTATCCGGATGTTAATTGGCCACATGTTGCTGAAGACTTTGTAAACTCTCTCGGATTAAGCTTTAATCAACACATAACTCAG ATTGAACCTCATGATTACATGGCAAAACTTTTCCATACATTCATCCGATTCAATAATATCTTACTTGATTTTGATAAGGACATATGGGGATACATTTCCGTTGGATACTTCAAACAG GTGACTAAGGCTGGTGAAATTGGGTCGTCAACAATGCCTCACAAAGTTAACCCAATCGACTTTGAAAACAGTGAAGGCAATCTTGGGTTGGCCAATGCAATTTTAGACCATTTAAGTATGAAGTTGCCTATTTCACGTTGGCAG CGTGACTTGACTGACTCTACAGTCCTGAGAAACATTGGTGTGGGCTTGGCTCATTCACTTTTGGCTTACACGAGTGCACTTGTAGGAATCAGAAAGCTTCAG gtCAATGAATCTGCCTTAAACAAGGATCTTGACAACTCTTGGGAGGTTCTTGCTGAACCAATACAAACA GTGATGAGAAGATATGGTGTTGAAGAACCTTATGAGAAACTGAAGGAACTTACGAGAGGAAGAACGGTTAACAAAGAGAGCATTACTGATTTTATTAATGGGCTAGAAATACCATTAGAAGCAAAAACAGAGCTGTTGAAGTTAACACCTCACAATTATATTGGAGTTGCAGTTCAATTGGTGGAGGAGGCTTGTATTAAGGCCAATGTGTCCATTTAA